The window TCGGGCCGCCCGCGCCACAGACGGCGTACGAAGGGCTGCTTGGGACTGCCGTCCTCGGGGGCGGCCGGCGGAGCAACCACGGGCTCCTGCACGGCGGTTGCCCCGGTCGGGCCCGGCGGTCCCCAGTCGGGGCTCGCGCCCCCGGAGGGACCGGCGCCCCCCTGATAGCTCGTATCGGGCTGAGTCGTCGTCATCGTGCGTCCCTCGGATCGTGATCGTTCGGACGCACCGGCTGAAGCTGCATGGTCGCGTCCCCCCAGGTCTGGTGGTCGTGCGGAGAGTGGGTCGTGCCGTACGCGGTCGTCCCGTACGAGGTCGACTCGTGGGGCACGGGAGCCGATCCGTACGGGGACCGCGGCGCCGTCGCGTAGACGGGCGACGCGGGTCCGACCGGCACGGCGGGTGTGTGCGAGGCGACGACGGTCGACGGTGACTCGTCGCGCCGGTCAGGGAACACCCAGGCCCTGAAGAGCAGGAACCGCAGCACGGTGGCCGCGAGGTTGGCGGCGATCAGCACCGCCAGTTCGGTGGAGTGCGCGGGGTCGTTCGTCGCCGCGTTCAGGGCGGCGAGCGAACCGCTGGTCAGGGCGAGCCCGATGCCGAAGACGACCAGGCCCTGCGCCTGGTGCTTCACGGCGCCGCCCCGGCCGCGCACACCGAAGGTGAGACGCCGGTTGGCCGCGGTGTTGGCGACCGCCGAGACGAGCAGGGCGAGCGCGTTGGCGACCTGCGACCCCGAGAACGTACGGAAGCCGCTGTAGAGCAGCAGATAGAACAGCGTGGACAGACCGCCCACGACACAGAACCCGACGAGCTGGCGGGCAAGACCCTTCGGTACGCCGCTGATCTCGCGGTCGCGGGGATCGTCGCCGAAGGGCCGGGCGAGCCGGTCGAGCGCCAGCGAACCGGTGGCCAGGGCACGCCCCACCCGCCAGACACCCTTCAGGTCGTCGGTCGCGGTCTTCACGATGTGCACGGTCGAGTCCGGGTCGTCGACCCAGTCGACCGGCACCTCGTGGATCCGCAGCCCGGCCCGCTCGGCGAGGACCAGCATCTCGGTGTCGAAGAACCATCCGGTGTCCTCGACGAGTGGCAGCAGCACCTGCGCGACATCGCGCCGGATCGCCTTGAAACCGCACTGGGCGTCGGAGAAGCGGGCCTGCAACGAACCCCGCAGGATCAGGTTGTACGTACGGGAGATGAACTCCCGCTTGGCGCCCCGCACCACCCGCGAGCTGCGGGCGAGCCGCGAGCCGATCGCCAGGTCCGAGTGACCTGAGATCAGCGGGGCGACCAGCGGGAGAAGCGCGTTGAGGTCGGTGGAGAGGTCGACGTCCATATAGGCGAGGACCGGGGCGTCCGAGGCGGACCAGACGGTGCGCAGTGCTCGACCGCGCCCCTTCTGCTCCAGCCGGAACGCCCTGACCTCGGGTATCTCCGCCTCCAGCCGCGCCGCCACCAGGGGAGTGGTGTCCGTGGACGCGTTGTCCGCGATGGTGATGCGGAACGCGTACGGGAAGGTGCGGGCAAGGTGCTCATGCAGTCTGAGCACACACGGCTGGAGGTCCTTCTCCTCGTTGTAGACGGGGATCACTACGTCCAGGACAGGCGTACCGGCATTTCCGGCCGGGAGGTGCTCCCGCGCCGGCAG is drawn from Streptomyces liliifuscus and contains these coding sequences:
- a CDS encoding bifunctional glycosyltransferase family 2/GtrA family protein, encoding MRTEPSPGNLPAREHLPAGNAGTPVLDVVIPVYNEEKDLQPCVLRLHEHLARTFPYAFRITIADNASTDTTPLVAARLEAEIPEVRAFRLEQKGRGRALRTVWSASDAPVLAYMDVDLSTDLNALLPLVAPLISGHSDLAIGSRLARSSRVVRGAKREFISRTYNLILRGSLQARFSDAQCGFKAIRRDVAQVLLPLVEDTGWFFDTEMLVLAERAGLRIHEVPVDWVDDPDSTVHIVKTATDDLKGVWRVGRALATGSLALDRLARPFGDDPRDREISGVPKGLARQLVGFCVVGGLSTLFYLLLYSGFRTFSGSQVANALALLVSAVANTAANRRLTFGVRGRGGAVKHQAQGLVVFGIGLALTSGSLAALNAATNDPAHSTELAVLIAANLAATVLRFLLFRAWVFPDRRDESPSTVVASHTPAVPVGPASPVYATAPRSPYGSAPVPHESTSYGTTAYGTTHSPHDHQTWGDATMQLQPVRPNDHDPRDAR